The Corallococcus caeni genome includes a region encoding these proteins:
- a CDS encoding VTC domain-containing protein yields MISFAEGEVTKLRREFKRVLDASEAKAVCTRLSQELGGVLPPPTRIVSVYFDKPGHPLTERALRTPEDCLKVRTKEYSPDVGAAGRERVVLEVKRERNGLTQKRRVWVPRAELGRAIRGGVSLLPLIAGGSLSPVLAVTYRRHVYQVSQEWRVTVDRDIGFHAVSPELALSPVALTVERLGMPAWEDSRVVLEVKHLGAELPEWLSALNPGGPAAYSKFAEGMARVHAFASGGVGVVGG; encoded by the coding sequence ATGATCTCGTTCGCTGAAGGCGAAGTGACGAAGCTGCGTCGTGAATTCAAGCGCGTGCTGGACGCCTCCGAGGCCAAGGCGGTGTGCACGCGGCTGTCGCAGGAGCTGGGCGGGGTGCTGCCGCCGCCCACGCGCATCGTGTCGGTGTACTTCGACAAGCCGGGCCATCCCCTGACGGAGCGCGCGCTGCGCACGCCGGAGGACTGCCTCAAGGTGAGGACGAAGGAGTACTCGCCGGACGTGGGCGCGGCGGGCCGCGAGCGCGTGGTGCTGGAGGTGAAGCGCGAGCGCAACGGCCTCACGCAGAAGCGGCGCGTGTGGGTGCCGCGCGCGGAGCTGGGCCGGGCCATCCGCGGGGGCGTGAGCCTGCTGCCGCTCATCGCGGGGGGCAGCCTGTCGCCGGTGCTGGCGGTGACGTACCGGCGGCACGTGTACCAGGTGTCGCAGGAGTGGCGGGTGACGGTGGACCGGGACATCGGCTTCCACGCCGTGTCGCCGGAGCTGGCCCTGTCGCCGGTGGCGCTGACGGTGGAGCGGCTGGGGATGCCCGCGTGGGAGGACTCGCGGGTGGTGTTGGAGGTGAAGCACCTCGGGGCGGAGCTGCCCGAGTGGCTGTCGGCCCTCAATCCGGGGGGCCCGGCGGCGTACAGCAAGTTCGCGGAAGGCATGGCGCGGGTGCATGCCTTCGCTTCAGGTGGCGTTGGGGTCGTAGGGGGTTAG
- the tmk gene encoding dTMP kinase, translated as MFIDFEGIDGSGKTTLSNLLASRLKRLGYKVAHAREGGELQSPTARRIRELTRDARLLEMGPRAEFFLNLARDAQQLEEVIAPSLKRGEVCITDRYLYSQLALTGGGRGLKEEQLLPSCELASQGLWPDLVILVDVDPDLARLRKRLGKVQSGKVNDTDSRKGLVGAGLAVRVREAFLAQARRDPARWIILENNDQPLRVLEQRLVEAVVARLEGREQPVQRLVPAPTPPPPGVASVDDVEERFFHAVDGLEAREPQLAAWLLNGIPGLPAHQRRVAYAERLPGLVARSLTGLDDDTAWTLRDVLSASVPVDVAEGLGFVTSPRSHALRQRLYAQAPAAVLEGLKRQDSPEAWALRERGMKDGHLSAVLLGLAGVDGEESWVVREAGMQRKLYSEVARSLGGLATERADALREALIPHDRLAVLKSTTGLETPVAVGLREQLEKGALKLVLRSLTGVDTPRAWAMRERGAQLTKEALDSVDGMDSPRAWKLRASAARRWPATVVSSMKGLPLVAETRALLDRILEEQAGKMPVLRNAYAVVAQARALEQAQRPVRSLVETLGVDAGRQEA; from the coding sequence GTGTTCATCGATTTCGAAGGCATTGACGGCAGCGGCAAGACGACGCTGTCCAACCTGCTCGCGTCCCGGCTGAAGCGGCTGGGCTACAAGGTCGCGCACGCGCGTGAAGGCGGCGAATTGCAGTCGCCCACCGCCCGGCGCATCCGCGAGCTCACGCGCGACGCGCGGCTCCTGGAGATGGGGCCTCGCGCCGAGTTCTTCCTGAACCTGGCCCGCGACGCGCAGCAACTGGAAGAGGTCATCGCGCCCTCGCTCAAGCGCGGCGAGGTGTGCATCACCGACCGCTACCTCTACTCGCAGCTCGCGCTGACGGGCGGAGGGCGGGGCCTGAAGGAGGAGCAGCTCCTGCCCTCCTGCGAGCTGGCGTCGCAGGGGCTGTGGCCGGACCTGGTCATCCTGGTGGACGTGGACCCGGACCTGGCGCGGCTGCGCAAGCGGCTGGGCAAGGTGCAGAGCGGCAAGGTGAACGACACCGACAGCCGCAAGGGCCTGGTGGGCGCGGGGCTGGCGGTGCGCGTGCGCGAGGCGTTCCTCGCCCAGGCCCGCAGGGACCCGGCGCGGTGGATCATCCTGGAGAACAATGATCAGCCGCTGCGCGTGCTGGAGCAGCGCCTGGTGGAGGCCGTGGTCGCGCGGCTGGAAGGCCGTGAGCAGCCGGTGCAGCGGCTGGTCCCCGCCCCCACCCCGCCGCCGCCGGGCGTGGCGTCCGTGGACGACGTGGAGGAGCGCTTCTTCCACGCGGTGGACGGGCTGGAGGCACGCGAGCCGCAGCTGGCCGCGTGGCTGCTCAACGGCATCCCGGGCCTGCCCGCGCACCAGCGCCGGGTGGCGTACGCGGAGCGGCTGCCGGGGCTCGTGGCCCGCAGCCTGACGGGGCTGGATGACGACACGGCGTGGACGCTGCGCGACGTGCTGTCGGCGAGCGTGCCGGTGGACGTGGCGGAGGGCCTGGGGTTCGTGACGTCCCCGCGCTCGCACGCGCTGCGGCAGCGGCTGTACGCGCAGGCGCCGGCGGCGGTGCTGGAGGGACTCAAGCGCCAGGACTCGCCGGAGGCGTGGGCGCTGCGCGAGCGCGGCATGAAGGACGGCCACCTGTCGGCGGTGCTGCTGGGCCTGGCCGGCGTGGACGGCGAGGAGTCCTGGGTGGTGCGCGAGGCGGGCATGCAGCGCAAGCTGTACTCGGAGGTGGCGCGCAGCCTGGGCGGCCTGGCCACGGAGCGCGCGGACGCGCTGCGCGAGGCGCTGATTCCGCACGACCGGCTGGCGGTGCTCAAGAGCACCACGGGTTTGGAGACGCCGGTGGCGGTGGGGCTGCGCGAGCAGTTGGAGAAGGGCGCGCTGAAGCTGGTGCTGCGCTCGCTGACCGGCGTGGATACGCCGCGCGCCTGGGCGATGCGTGAGCGGGGCGCGCAGCTCACCAAGGAGGCGCTGGACTCCGTGGACGGGATGGATTCGCCGCGCGCGTGGAAGCTGCGGGCCTCCGCGGCGCGCCGGTGGCCGGCGACGGTGGTGTCGTCGATGAAGGGGTTGCCGCTGGTGGCGGAGACGCGGGCGCTGCTGGATCGCATCCTGGAGGAGCAGGCCGGGAAGATGCCGGTGCTGCGCAACGCGTACGCGGTGGTGGCGCAGGCCCGTGCGCTGGAGCAGGCGCAGCGGCCGGTGCGGTCCCTGGTGGAGACGCTCGGGGTGGACGCCGGGCGGCAGGAGGCATGA
- a CDS encoding DUF4956 domain-containing protein, with translation MEGPFGALFQDVEQELASLSMGAILPRLVASALIGALLSSRPWRLVLGKPLPKVEMVQAQILLCAAAAVITAVIGNSVAKAFGLVGLGGFVRFRSGLKDPRDAAILFLVIGLGMACGHGNLVLAFVGTGFVAVLLFVLDLFEKKAVAAKEPKQRLLVSAQADDLVRAEATLRTALGERNVLVKSCALDFSARRVELEVEEPEPGSLAAALGRTEGAPLRGLRWTAVSAKGAREEMV, from the coding sequence ATGGAAGGTCCATTCGGTGCGCTGTTCCAGGACGTGGAGCAGGAGCTTGCGTCGCTGTCGATGGGGGCCATCCTCCCCCGGCTGGTGGCGTCGGCGCTGATTGGCGCGCTGCTGTCGTCGCGTCCCTGGCGGCTGGTGCTGGGCAAGCCGCTGCCGAAGGTGGAGATGGTGCAGGCGCAGATCCTCCTCTGCGCGGCGGCGGCGGTGATCACCGCGGTGATTGGCAACAGCGTGGCGAAGGCGTTCGGGCTGGTGGGCCTGGGCGGGTTCGTGCGGTTCCGGTCCGGGCTGAAGGACCCACGTGACGCGGCCATCCTGTTCCTGGTGATTGGCCTGGGCATGGCGTGCGGCCACGGCAACCTTGTGCTGGCGTTCGTGGGCACGGGGTTCGTGGCGGTGCTGCTCTTCGTGCTGGACCTGTTCGAGAAGAAGGCCGTGGCGGCGAAGGAGCCGAAGCAGCGGCTGCTGGTGTCCGCGCAGGCGGACGACCTGGTGCGCGCGGAGGCCACGCTGAGGACGGCGCTGGGCGAGCGCAACGTGCTGGTGAAGAGCTGCGCGTTGGACTTCTCCGCGCGGCGCGTGGAGCTGGAAGTGGAGGAGCCGGAGCCTGGAAGCCTGGCGGCGGCGTTGGGACGGACGGAAGGGGCGCCCTTGCGGGGGCTGCGGTGGACGGCGGTGAGCGCGAAGGGCGCGCGGGAGGAGATGGTATGA
- a CDS encoding pentapeptide repeat-containing protein yields the protein MDGIVASLVARDWKWVDIVRSMPGADLVPYGLDMRGVRIVGKNLSGVDLTGVWLDHAVLDGTLIVGVRLGGGRLFAASLMGVVATAAVFHGVNARGACLEGGVFSRSDMSSIDLEGASLRGAKLDAVDLSRANLQRVDFLGADFSGANLRYSVRDWGRPDDE from the coding sequence TTGGATGGAATTGTCGCCTCGTTGGTGGCGAGGGATTGGAAGTGGGTTGATATTGTCCGCTCCATGCCTGGGGCTGATTTGGTTCCCTATGGGCTTGATATGAGAGGGGTGCGCATTGTTGGGAAAAATCTCAGTGGCGTCGATTTGACCGGAGTCTGGTTGGATCATGCCGTTCTGGATGGAACCTTGATTGTTGGAGTCCGATTGGGTGGTGGAAGGCTTTTTGCTGCGTCATTGATGGGGGTGGTTGCCACGGCTGCTGTTTTTCATGGCGTGAATGCACGTGGCGCTTGTCTGGAAGGCGGGGTGTTTTCCCGATCTGATATGTCGTCTATTGATCTGGAAGGGGCTTCGTTGAGGGGAGCTAAACTGGACGCTGTTGATTTAAGTCGAGCCAATCTCCAGCGCGTTGATTTTTTGGGCGCTGATTTTTCTGGCGCCAATCTCCGGTATTCCGTACGGGACTGGGGAAGGCCTGATGACGAGTGA
- a CDS encoding DUF6959 family protein has translation MAAGGHLMEDDRVKVLSRQSNAAVVRMPGRSFPGVVLQGDSLRIHGWCSKHFELA, from the coding sequence ATGGCGGCCGGAGGTCACTTGATGGAAGATGACCGGGTCAAAGTCCTGTCGAGGCAGTCGAACGCGGCAGTGGTCCGGATGCCGGGCCGGAGCTTTCCGGGCGTGGTCCTCCAGGGGGACTCGCTGCGGATCCACGGCTGGTGCTCGAAGCATTTCGAATTGGCCTGA
- a CDS encoding toxin-antitoxin system YwqK family antitoxin: MRLTYDVTTWEAEQAFFQGKPFTGALFEERASGLLCSETFYVDGLRQGPDRTWHESGLLAEEVFYWRNCWHGTSRAWLADGTMIEDRVYLYGLCVVERRWSHSGLLKTDRRASPDDPAVVATLARRTADGDWPLIEW; this comes from the coding sequence ATGCGACTGACCTACGATGTGACCACGTGGGAGGCCGAACAGGCCTTCTTCCAAGGCAAGCCCTTCACGGGGGCCCTCTTCGAAGAACGCGCCTCGGGCCTGCTCTGTTCCGAAACCTTCTATGTGGATGGCCTGCGGCAAGGCCCTGACCGCACCTGGCATGAGTCCGGACTGCTCGCGGAGGAGGTCTTCTACTGGCGCAACTGTTGGCACGGGACCTCACGCGCCTGGCTCGCTGACGGGACGATGATTGAGGATCGTGTCTACCTCTACGGCCTCTGTGTCGTGGAGCGGCGCTGGAGTCACTCGGGGCTGCTGAAGACGGACCGGCGCGCGTCACCAGATGATCCGGCCGTGGTTGCGACCCTCGCGAGACGAACGGCCGATGGCGACTGGCCTCTGATCGAGTGGTGA